The following nucleotide sequence is from Synechococcus sp. CBW1004.
CTGCCCTCAGGTGGCATTGAGGAATTGCTCCATAGCCCCATGCCGACCCTGCGGTTGGATGCAGAGATGAGCCTGACTCCGCCGGAAGGTATCAAGCGTAGGCCCGATCTTCTCTCCTACCAGGTCGAAGTTGGAATCCAGCCGCAAACGGGTCAGCTGTCTGTCCAAGATGAAAGGCTTGAGCTGCTGACGGCCAATCGCAAGCCCCGCTTCTGTAGCGTTGAAAAGACTACACGCGCAAAAGAAGCCGGCCCTTCAGAGGTTATCGCTATACGACGTAAGGGCTCACCAAGCCATCCCTTCGAGGAGGATGTTGGATTATCACATACCGTGGTTTCGAATCGACAATATACAGGTACGGAGCGCTATCCCCTTTTTGATTCCTTGCACCGCGAGATTGGGGCCTGGCGAATCCTCTATCTAGATCCAATGGTTGCGATGCGGCAACCCGTGCCACCTCGTGACGTCCAGGATATCGGCAGTCGTGGCGAGTGGCTCGTCCCCTATCTCCATCGTCTGATTCATCAACAGCCACATGCTTTTGCAGCCGTGCGGCGTGTGATCGCCATGGCGATTCCATCCATCACGGACTTGCAGACTGAGCTCAACGAAAAGCGTGGCGAATTGGAGCTCAGGATTCAGATGGACGGAATCTGGCTTCCTTCGAGGGTGGTCTCGGAAGGCACGCTACGGTTACTGGCGCTGTGTGCCATGGCGGCCAATCCGTTCCAGAAGGGTCTGGTTGCGTTTGAAGAGCCTGAGAATGGGGTACATCCGCGTAGAATCGAAGTGGTCACCAGACTCTTGGCTCGCACATCCCGCAGCCAGCAGGTCATTGTCACCACCCACTCCCCACAGGTGGTCGTTGATATTGTGCGCATGATTAGGGATGGAGAACTGCACGCCAGCCAAGTGCGATTGATTCGCTGTGGCACATCCTCTGATGGTTCCACCTACCAAACCTTTAACCCTCTGGGGCCGCTCTTTGACGCCACAGACATCAATGAGGGCTTGATCGCTAGTGACGATGCCAAGGTTCTGCAGGCAATGACCATTGGAGGCTGGCTGGATGGCTAGTCGCTTGGTGATCGATATCTTCTGTGAAGACAGTGGACATGAGACCTTCCTTCGCAACCTCATCAAGGTGCTGGCCAAAGCTGCGGGTGTCTCGACACCTGAGTTGAACCTCCATTCTTCTCGAGGAGGCCATGGCCGTGCCATTGCAGCCCTGAAGGCATGGCAACGGGCACTGAGCTCCAGTGATCAGCCGCGTGGAGACGCACTGCTCGTGCTGATCGATGCAAATAGTACAGGCTGGCATCCTACGCTTCGCGCCATTCAGAAATCTGTCGATTCTTCTCTTTATCCCAGTGTCCTGATCGGTTGTCCCGATCCACATGTTGAGGTTTGGTGTACTGCTGATCCAGCAGCTTTCCAGGCGCTTTTCAGCGTACCTGTACCTTCTCCTCCTACACAACCGGGGCGGCTTGTCTACAAGCAGTGGCTCACCCAAGCTCTTGAGCACGGCGGAGTCGTTGTCCTCACTGACCCAATGGACATTTGTCTCGACCTTCTCCCTGCGATGGACATGGTCAAGGCCTGTCAGAACAACCCCTCCTTGGGGCATCTGGTAGGGGATATCCGGGCTCTGCTCACCCGCCACCGTCAGACCCAGGTCCAGGCGCCGATATCCAACCCGTGAGGAGTATCCATCCCCCCCTCTGCGATCAGCTGGAGCAGCAGCTCAGCCAGGGCGAGGAGAGTCGTCGGGGGCTGCTGGAGGCGGTGCTGCAGGAGGCGTTGGCCGGCAGACTGCCAGAGAGGCCGGAGGAACGCCATGCAGCCATCGCCTGAGCCGGTCGCACGTCCTGAAGACCAGCAGGACGGCATCCAGGAGATCCATGTTGCCGGCTTCTGTTCCCTCAAGGAGGTTTGCCTTGAGCCTGGCAGGCTCACCGTGCTGATCGGCCCGAACGGTGCCGGCAAATCCAATCTCCTCCAGGCCTTGCGCCTGATCCCCTTACTGCGGACTCGCTCCCTGCAGCGCTACGTGGCTGATCACGGTTTCGCGTCCGCTCTGTTGCATTACGGCCCCAAAGCGACGGATGCTGTCGAGCTTGGTGTGGTGATTCGGGATCTGGGTGTGACCTACCGCTACGAGGCTTGTCTGGCTTTTGCGCCGGGCGACACGCTCTACTTTCAATCGGAAACCGCGGAACGCATCAATCCTGATGGGACTGGCTCATTCAGTCAGCTCGGCTCAGGTCATCGTGAGTCACGACTTCAGGATTCTTTCGATCCTGATGATTCCCCCGACCGCCAGGCTCTAGTGGCCCTGAATGCCTGGCTGGGCCGGATGACCTTCTACCACTTCCACGACACCTCGGCCCAATCCAAGCTGCGCACGCATGCGCGTCGAGAGGACGATCGTTATCCTCGTTCTGACGGCTCCAATCTCGCGGCCTACCTGCTCCGCCTGAAGGAGAGCGACGACAGCGCCGATCAGAAGGCCTGGCAGCGGATCAACCGTCACTGCCGCCACATCGCCCCAGCCATCAAGCAGCTGGATCCTGTGGCGGTCAATGGCAGTGTGCGGCTCGACTGGATCGATGATCGCGACGAACGCTTCGGTTGCCACCAGTTCTCTGATGGCACACTGCGGGCACTGGCGCTGATCACGGTGCTTTCGCAGCCCAGCGAACGCTTGCCCAGGCTGATCAGCATCGACGAGCCCGAGCTTGGTCTGCATCCCTCCGCCATTGCCTTGATCACCGAGCTCTGCCGCTCGATCTCACGCCATACCCAGATTGTTCTCTCCACACAGTCCACGGAGCTGCTGGATTACTTCAACCCCGATGAGGTGGTGGTGGTGGAGCGGCAGCACGGTGAAACAAAGCTGACAAGGCTGAGCAGTGAAGCCCTGCAGACCTGGCTGGAGGACTACAGCCTCAGCGAGCTTTACGACAAGGGCGTGATCGGAGGCAAGCCTTGATGGCCGATCCGGTCAGGCGATTGATTGTGGCCGTGGAGGGCTCTACAGAGGACAACTTCGTGCGACGGATTCTGCAGCCCCATCTGTGGAGCTATGGGATTGCTGTCTCGTCCACGATTGTTGGCAAAGCCAAGGCAGCTGCAAGAGGCAACAAGGGGAAGGGTGCTCGTGGTGGCGGTTGCTATTCCGACTGGGAAAGAGACATCCGCAACTGCCTGAAGGACAACCCATCGGGTGACTTCAGGCTGACAACCCTGTTCGACCTCTATGGGCTGCCTGATGACTTTCCAGGGCGCGATCGTATCGCCTCAGATCGCAGCCAGGCTGATCGCTGCGATCGCCTGGAACAGGTCATGGGAAAGAGGATCGATGACTGGCGATTCATCCCCTATCTGCAACTGCATGAGTTCGAGGCCCTGGTGATGGCCTGTCTTCCTGATCTCGAAACGATCTACGACGCTCCAGATCAACTGGCTGGGCTCGCCCGCCTTCAGGCTGAGGTGGCTTCACTGCAGCCTGAAGAGATCAATAATTCCAAGGAAACATCGCCCAGCCATAGGTTGGAGCGGCTGATTCCTGACTACCGCAAAAAGTTGCATGGGCCTGATGCGATCGAGAAGGCTGGCTTGGCCCATGTGCGAAGCCGTTGCCCTCGCTTTGACAACTGGCTGACTGGCTTGGAGATGAAGATGTTCTGACTTCCTTCCGCCTGCGTCTTGATCGCCTGCCATCAGTCCACCATCTCCGGATCCAGCTCCAGCCCTGGGTAGAGGAAGGCGCGGCTGAGCCGCTGGCAGTCGGCGGGGCTCACCGAAGCTTCGCGCAGGGTGGCTTCCCAGCTGCTGGCCACGGTGTTGCAGATCCGCGTGGCGATCGCTTCGGCTTCCGCCGGCTTGAGCAGAAAGCGACCGGCCCCGGCCAGGATCGCCCGGCGATTGGCCCAGCGGCTGGGGCTGCGGTCCACCAGGCCGCAGCCCATGGCCAGGTCGCGGCGGGTCTCGGCTTGCAGCGGTGCGGGGGTGAGGTCGTAGGCGGGGCTGAGCTGCCAGCTTGTTGACCTGGCCAGCAGCGCATGGTTGCGGGGGTGGTCGTCGATGTTCGAGACCGCGGCGTTGAAGCAGATCCGGCCGAACAGCTCCCGCAGATCCGCCGCCGGCTGAGCACTGACGCGTCGCAGCTCATCGGCCAGCAGCAGATACGACCACCTGCCGCGATCGGTGGCACTGTCATCCGCCTGCAGCAGGGTGACGGCGCTGACCATGCGATGGCGCCGGTATCCCGTCTCGCTCCAGTCGCGGTCAAAGCGTTTGACCAGCAGCACATCGGCATCGCCCACTCTGGTGAGGCGGCTTTCGGCCACCTGCAGCCCGCAGCGGCGGGCCAGCAACAGCAGGCCGTGCTCCACGCGCGGTTGGTTCCAGGTGTCGGAAGGCGCTGGGAACTTGGCCAGCCAGAGGGCGTTGTCGGCCTCCACGGTGGTCTTGGGGCGGGCGCCGCCCATCGACGTGCCGGCCTGGCCAATCAGCTCCTCCACCTGCTCCAGGGCTGAGCCTGCTTGGAGGGGTTCCTCGCGGAGGATCGCATCAGCCGCCTGCTTGATGCGCTCCAGATCGAGGGTGCGATGGAAGCGGCGCTGCGGCGCCGGTGGATCAACGCCGCGGCCAAAGCCCACCGCACCGCAGCGATCGTCCGGTCCGAGCAGCAGCAGATCGAAATCGCTGGGCTCCCCCAGGCCGCCATGGCGAGCGATCACCCGGCGTCCCCAGTGATCCGGCAAGGCATCGCGCAGGGCCCCGAAGAAGCCACCCAGGCGGGCTGTCTCGAAGGGGCCCTGGCGCAGCCTCAGCTGCACCGGATCGAGCTCCACCGCGTCCTGCCGCTCCCGGTAGCGGCGGCCATAGACGAACGTGCCCACCGGTTGGCCTTGCCGATCACTGCTCTGCGAAAACCGGCCCGCCGTGACGAACGCCGTGCTGCCCGGCAGGACCACGTAGACGTAGCACTCGAGATCCGATGGCATGACAGGAGAGCGCCAGGGCTGGGCAAAGGGGGATGGACGAGGCTGATCAGAAGTCGTCGTCGAAGCGTTGACGGCGAGGGGCCTGGCCGGGCTGGCGGGCGGCCTCCAGTGCCTTGCCTTCTGCATCCCGGTCAGGATCGGCCACCGCCTCCAGCTGATCGAGCAGCCCCAGCACCCAGAGGGCTCCGAGGTAGGCGGCGATGGAGGTGCCGGGCTTGCCACGCTCCACATCAGCCACGGTGAAGCGGCTCACGCCCATCCGCTCGGCCACGTCCTCCAGGCGCCAGCGGCGCCGCAGCCGGGCGGTACGGATGTTGCGCCCCAGCCGCTGCAGAGCCTGCTCCAGGGCCGCCGGGGGGTGCTGGACGATGGGACTGAGCTGGGCCAAGGCCGGCGGAACACCCAAGACACGTTATGTGATGACATCTTAAGGGGCTCATGCGTTGCCTGATGGCACCATGACGCCCGAGCAGGAGGCATGCCCTGGGGCTTGTTCTGGGACCCTGGCGATCGCGTCTGGCCGCTCCGCCCGGATCCGCCAGGCTGGATCGTCGTTCGTGGCTCCCCGCCGGTGCCCCGTTCATCGAGCCTGAATGCTCAGGTGCTGATCGCCCTGGGCCCCGAGCGCCTGGCAGAGCTGCTGCTGGAGCTGGCAGGCAGCGACCCAGCGATCAAGCGGCGGATCCGCCTGGCCGTAGCCCAGGCCACCAGTCCCCAGGAGGCCGCCGCGCAGGTACGCCAGCGCCTGGCCACCATCGGGCGGTCGCAGGGCTTCCTGGAGCGTGAGAAACGCTGGGCGGTACTGCAGGAGCTGGGCCTGCAGCTGGAGGCGATCACTGGCCCCATCGCCCAGGCCGAGCCTTTGGCGGCCCGGGAGCTGCTGTGGCAGTTCCTGGAGCTGGGCAACAACGTGCTGGGCCGCTGCGATGACAGCAGTGGCCTGATGGGTGATCTGTTCCGCCAGGCGATGGGCGAGCTGGGCCGGATCACCGAGGCGGCGCAGCCCAACCCCGCCACGTTGGCGGAGGCGGTGTTCGAGGCCTTCTGTGACAACGGCTATGGGGTGTTCGACGGGGTGATCCAGCAGGTGAAGCAGGCCCTGGGCCCCGAGGGACTGCAGCTGCTCAAGCGTCGTTTCGAGCAGCTGGCGGAGCAACCGGTTCCCGTCCCGCCGCGGCAGGAGTGGCAGCAGGTGGGCTGGGGCTCCGGCGGCCCCACCTACGCCCATGAGCGTGAGGAAAGCTCGCGGCAGTGGACCGTGAAGCTGGGGCTTCAGGAGGTGGCCACGGCGATGGGCGACATCGATGCCTACATCGCCCAGTACACGCCAGAACAGCAGGGCTATCCCCGCATTGCCACCGGCATCGCCCGGCGCCTGCTGGCGGTTGGCAGACCAGAAGACGCGCTGGCATTCCTCACCCGAGCCACGCCGGATCGTTCCCGCTGGCCGGAGATGGAGTGGGAGGAGACCCACATCGAAACGCTGGAGGCCCTGAAGCGGCAGGACGAGGCTCAGGCCGCCCGTTGGGGCTTGTTTGCGCGCTGCCTTCGCAGTGACGTGCTGCGGGATTACCTCGATCGCCTGCCGGCCTTTGAGGATGGGCCTGCGGAGCAGCAGGCGATCGAGCAGGCCCTCGCCCACCCCTCGGTGGATCAGGCACTGAGCTTCCTGATCAGCTGGCCCTCGTCCCTCGCTCGCGCGTCGGAGCTCCTGCTGAACCGCCGCAGCCAGCTCGATGGCGACCACTACACCCTTCTGGATGCCGCCGCCCAAAAGCTGAGTCAGGCCCACCCCCTCGCGGCCACCATCGCCCTGCGATCCATGGTCGACTTCACCTTGAGCAACGCGCGCTCCAGCCGCTACGGCCATGCGGCCCGCCATCTGCAGAGTTGTGAGCGCCTTAGCCACCGCATCTCCGACTGGGGGGAGATCCCGGGCCACGACGCCTACATCGCGGCGATCCGCCGCGATCACGCCCGCAAGAGCGGCTTCTGGAAGCGGATGCAGGAGCTGGGGATGGCTCAGGCAGGCTGACGTGGGTTGTCTGTCCGGCGCGGAGCTTGAGCAGCAGGGCATCGCGCAGCAGCAGCGCTGAGCTTTGGGAGCCGCTGCAAGAAGGTTCGGGGTATCGGAAGTGAGCGGGTCTTACCGCTTCTGCTTCCAGCGGCCAGAACAGGGTGGCGATCGTCTGATCCCCGCCGCCCAGCGGCCGCAGCCGGAGGACCTGATCCTGCTTCTCGGCACGGCTCTGGGGCAGGGTCACCCACTCCCGCCCCCGCACCTGCACGATCGAGCCGGGGCTGGGGATGTCGGGCAGCGCTGGGGCCTGAGTGAGGGTGCTGGTCATGGCTGTGGCTCCTTCCCGAACAGTTGCTGGTGTTGAGCGAACACCGCATCGAAGGCATCGCCAATGTTCTGGGCTGTCCCACCATCACCTGAGGAAGGCGGCGTCCTCTCGGCCGCTGACGATCGGGGGGAAGTCGCCTTGCCTTCCCCGAACAGCCAGGCGTGCTCGCGGAACACCTCGGGCCATTCCTCGCTGTGCTGGTCAAAGACCACCACGCGGATGCCGGCATCCTTGAGGGCCTGGCGCTTCTGCTGATCCAGCCGCTGCTGCAGGGGCTGGTCGTGGTGCGGGCCATCGATGAAGACGACCACCCCCGCCTCCCGGTAGGTGAAATCGGGGGTGACGAAATGGCCGCTCACCTCCTTCTGGGCGTCATCGGGCAGGTAATGGCCAAGACGGAAAGCGGTGTCGAGCCAGAGGCGCTCCAGACCGCTCTGGCACAAACCCCGCAGCCGCTCCAACCGTTCGCTGCGGCTGTCTGAGCCACCCTGGCCCACCAGCTCGCCGCGTACAAGATCGAGCAGGAACTGCTTGAGCTCTGGGAGCCGGCGATCGATGCGGTCGTGTTCGCGCTGGTTGTGATATCCGAGCAGGCAGCGGTAGCAGCCGGCTTCGCATTCGGGATCGGCATCCTCCAGGGCTGTCTCGGATGTCGGCAGAGGATCGCTCAATTTCCAGTGGCAGACCTCCAGCGCCGTGCGCCCCAGCTGCCGCAGTGCCGTTGGGCTCTCCACAAGGCGGCTGAGCACGCCCGCGCCACCCTCGGCGCTCTCATAGAGCAACAGGGCGTTGGCTTCCTCGTCGTTGGGCATCAGCTCAGCGGCGATCTCGCTGCCGTCGAGCTGGAAGGCCACCTCAATACCGCGCTTGAGTGCGTTCTTGAGACTGAGCAGCTGCAGGGGCTCCCAGTTGTTGGCGAACTGGAGCAGCAGGGCGTTCTTGCGGTCTTGCACGAAGGGTGTGATCTTGACGTAGCCCACTTCGGCGCTGTCGTCGTCACCTTCGCCCTTGGCGCCATCGCCGTCGGAGCCGGTGCCGGCGGCCAGCTGTTTTTCGCCGCCCCAGCGGCCGGTGATCGGGTGGATCGGAAAGCCCATGTCGCTGCGGTTCTCGCGCCGCCGCCAGCCGAGGTTGATGCGGCTGATCTGGGTGGCAGGGGCGTAGCTGAGCTCCAGCAGCGGCTGGCCGCCGCTGCTCACCTGGGCCCGCGCGACCTTCACCACGCCGTTCTCCTGCGGGAACTCATAGGTGGTGAGCAGCTCGTAGCCGAGCCGTTGGCGTTCCTCGTCGTCAGAGGTGATCCGCTCGGCGCGGCGGGTGTTGACCTGCTCGATCTGATAGAGCCGGGGCACCCGCACCGCCTTGCCTTCCGGTTGCTCCTTGAGCGGTGCTCCGCAGTGTCGGCAGAGTTCCAGTTCCGTGGAAGCACCGACATGGGCATGGCCGCAGGCGCCGCAGAGCAGGGCGTCCTGGGTGGCCAGGGTGGCCGTGCCGCTGGCCACGGCGTTGTCCTGCAGGCCGAGGATGGCGCCGCGCACCTTGTAGGTGTTGCCCTCGTGATAAATCAGCGAATGGGGGCCGAACTCGCTGATGCCCACGAAACGGGGGCGGGTGATGAAGGTGCCGCCTCCCACCTGCTCGCGCGTGCCGGGGATGTAGGCCATCAGCGGCAGGCGCGGGAAGTTGTAGCCGGGCATGAAGCCCTGGCTGGCCAGATAGCGGTAGGTGCTGAAGTCGTTGTTGTTGCTGCTGCCCGGCTTGTCGGCCAACAGCAGCTGCTGCTGCAGCCGGGCCGCCCGCTGGCGTTGATCGGCCGCCTGCCGTTCCCGCTCGCTCAGCGCATGGTTGGCCAGATCCTTCTGGGCCTGGGCGAACTGGCTGTCGACCGCCTCCAGCAGCTCCCGCCAACGCCGCAGGGCCGCATCGAAATCGATGGCTGCCCCTCGGATCAGGGAGTCCAACCAGCTGCCCGTGAGCCAGGGCGGCGGGGTGCTGCCCAGCCAGTGGTTCTCCAGCAGGTCGTCGACGATCGCCTGGCCATCGGCCTGGGCGCTGCGGCAGGCGTCATCGCTGGCCAGAGAATCGCGCAGATCCGCCACCAGCGGCCTGCCCTCGGTAGCCAGATCCACCAGTTCCTTCACCTTGCCCGGCAGTCGCTGCCTGGTGGCAGCCAGCCAGAGCGCCCGGAAATGGGCCTTGAGCAGCTCTTCGTTGGCCAGCTCCAGCGTCGGGGCACTCACGGCGCCGGCCACCATGCGGGTGGGATCGGAGAAGAAGTACTGGTCGTGCGGTGAGGTGGCGCCGCAGTAGCTGAGCACCAGTGCCGGCTGGCCGCTGCGCCCGGCCCGGCCGCTGCGCTGGGCGTAGTTCGCCGGTGTCGGCGGCACGTTGCGCATGTAGACGGTGTTGAGCGAGGAGATGTCAACGCCCAGCTCCATCGTTGGCGAGCAGTAGAGCAGCCGCAGGCGGGCCTCGCGGAACTGCTTCTCTCGCTGCTCCCGAACCCCGGCATCCACCTGGGCGGTGTGCTCCCGCGCCTCCAGGGTCTGCACGAACGGCCTTCCTTCCGCCTGCTCCGGATCAGCGATCAGCGAGGCCAGATCCTCGTAGAGGCTGCGGAAATAGTTGTTCACCGGTCCACGCCGGCCGCTGCTCTCCTGCTGCAGCAACAGTCGTTCGGCGTAGCTGTCCTGCGGGGCAGCATCAGGATCCACCAGCGTCCAGCGCAGTGCCGAACTGTTCAGCCGCCAGCCCTGCAGCACTTCGCTCTTGCGCTTGCCGACCCTCACCTCTTTGGGCTTGACCAGGCCCCAGGCCGTGAGCATCGCCAGTAGGTGGCCGGTGATCTCCTGATAGAGGTCGTCCTTCCACTTCAGGCCGCGGTGCAGTTCCTCCACCGACAGCCAGCGTTCCCGTGCCTTGAGCCAGCGCCCGAACGCACCACGCAGCGACAAACCCTCCAGCCGCTGCAACCGCTGCTCCGAGGTGACCGGGTTCATCAGCACGGTGCGGGCCAGCTCCGGCTGTTCATCCGCCCGGATCGCCCACACCTCCTCCAGATCGAAGCAGGCCTTGCGGCGACGCTCGAACTCCTCAAGGCCGAGGGCGTCGCAGTCGATCGCGAGCCGCTCGCGCAGCTCCTCCAGCAGGCGATGCAGGATCAAGAATCGCTCCTCACTACTCGCCTGGGCGAGTAGGGGATGACGCTGCTGCCAGTCAGCCTGGTCCTCGGCGCAGTTGACCAGCTCGGCGTAGTCGATCTCCAGCAGCCGCAGCTGCTCGAGGTTGGGATTGGTGAGCCGCCAGCCCTTGCGCAGATCCACCAGCAGCCGGTACTCCAGCACTCCGCGCAGGGCACGCCGCCGCTCGGCCTCCACGTTGGGCTTGACGCCCTTGGTGGCGATGAAGTCATCGGCGCGCAGGCGCAGGGCCTTCTCGGTGTCGAGCGCCAGGGTCTCCAGGCTCAGCTCCCGCTCCGGCCTGGCCCGTAGAGCTGCCACCAGGCCTGAGCGCAGCTGCAGCACCCGCACGAAGTCGTTGAAATGCCCCGCCTGCAGCGAGGCGTCCTGGCGGTTGTCGCTGAACGCCAGCAGCTTGCGGGCGTTGTCTGGGATTTCATCATCCGGGAAGCTGAGCAGCTGACGCAGCACCGCCAAGCTCAAAGTGGTGGTGGCCGAACTGCGTCCCTCCGAATTCAGGCCGCAGAGTTTGCTGAACTCACTGGCAGCAGGATTGTGCTCTGCTCCACAGCTGGGACAGAAGCGGAAACTGCCCTTAAGGAACCAGGCCGGAAGTCCATCATTGGTTGAGGTGCCATCAGCTCCCAGCCGGCAAGGCACTGGTACATAATCCCGGAAAGTCTTCTTGACCCCGAGTTCTCCACTTTTGCTGGTCTCAAGCCATCCGTCAGGGAAGCGGGCCTTTTCCAGATCCTCTGCCTCGTATGCAGTCTCTGCATCGGGCATGACGTAACCATTAACCACATCCCGTTCCCGCAGGCACGATTCATCGGAGAACTCCCGCGGCTCAAACCGTTCCGGCCGGCGGTTGTGCAGCTGGGCCCAGACAGGATGGAACTCCTGCCCGCAGCTGCGGCAGAACACCACCGGGTATAGCAGGGCCTGGCGGCCGGCATTCGGTTGGTACTTTTGGCCCTTGAGCGTCAGGTAGCGGCGCCCCGGCGCTTCCAGGCTGGCGTGCACATCACCACCGGCCGAGACGAATTGGTGCAGGCGGAAAGCAAAGAATCGCCGGTTTGGACCAACCTCCACCTGGTAAGCCGCCAGCAGGAACTGCCGCAGGTTGGGGAGTACCGCATCCCTGGCCTGACATGCTTTGTCGGAAGTGGGGGCGGCATCGTCCGCGAGACGACCACTGGCTGTGGCGAGCTCGAGGGCCGCATCCTGAAGGGTTCGGGGCCGGCAGCGTACCCACTTGCCATCAGTGCGGCCATCCTCACCCTCCAGACCCAGCCGCAGCTCCACCCACCGGGCCAGAGGATGCTGCCGGAGATCGTCTGCTGTCCAATCCGCGGTGGCATCGGGTGAATAGTCGGCATCCAGGGCAGAGCTGAGTTCTGCTGCCGAGGGGAGATCGCCCACCGTGAGGCGCTCCGGCGTCTCGGTGACGATGTTTTCCACCGGGATCTCGGTGCCGAACAACTTGCTAGCCACCTGCGCCACCGTGCCGTTGCGCTCGGCGGCAGTGCCCTCAGATGCCATCGTGGCGGAGGTACCGATGCAGATCAGATCGGCATTCAGCCGCTGCCGAACACGGCGCACGAGCAACGCCACATCAGCACCTTGCCGTCCTCGATAGGTGTGCAGCTCATCGAGGACCAGGAACTCCAGACCCTGGGCATCGCTGATCACCTTCTGATCGAGCGGATCCTGGCGGGTGAGGATGTACTCCAGCATCACGTAGTTCGTGAGCAGGATATCGGGGGGATCGTTCTTGATCTTCTCGCGTTCTTCCTCACTCTCCTGACCTGTGTAGCGCGCAAAAGTGACGCGAGGCCCCTCGGGATAGCCCCAACCCAGATATTTCTGCAGTTCTTCAATCTGGCTATTGCAGAGGGCGTTCATCGGGTAGATGACAATCGCCCGGATCCGTTTGCTTTGGTCGCCTCGTTCCCGTTCTTCCAGCACCCGATTGATGATCGGGATCATGTAACCCAGCGACTTGCCGGAGCCCGTGCCGGAGATCACCACCAGGCTGCCGCCGGCGCGCGCTATGACGATCGCTTCCCGTTGGTGGCGGTGCAACCGCAGCTCCACCCCGTCGTCACAGTCCTGGCTGGCCGGTTCCTTGCCCCAGCGGAAGATGCGGCTGCACTCCGGATGCAGCAGGCCTTCCTCCACCAACTGGCTGATGCTGCCACCCCCCCACAAAG
It contains:
- a CDS encoding AAA family ATPase, giving the protein MLERIHVRGFKSLREATVDLAPLVVLFGPNAAGKSNLLEALLLLSRLVGERTLNEAFAPTGIRGNPLEAFSLPSGGIEELLHSPMPTLRLDAEMSLTPPEGIKRRPDLLSYQVEVGIQPQTGQLSVQDERLELLTANRKPRFCSVEKTTRAKEAGPSEVIAIRRKGSPSHPFEEDVGLSHTVVSNRQYTGTERYPLFDSLHREIGAWRILYLDPMVAMRQPVPPRDVQDIGSRGEWLVPYLHRLIHQQPHAFAAVRRVIAMAIPSITDLQTELNEKRGELELRIQMDGIWLPSRVVSEGTLRLLALCAMAANPFQKGLVAFEEPENGVHPRRIEVVTRLLARTSRSQQVIVTTHSPQVVVDIVRMIRDGELHASQVRLIRCGTSSDGSTYQTFNPLGPLFDATDINEGLIASDDAKVLQAMTIGGWLDG
- a CDS encoding AAA family ATPase, giving the protein MQPSPEPVARPEDQQDGIQEIHVAGFCSLKEVCLEPGRLTVLIGPNGAGKSNLLQALRLIPLLRTRSLQRYVADHGFASALLHYGPKATDAVELGVVIRDLGVTYRYEACLAFAPGDTLYFQSETAERINPDGTGSFSQLGSGHRESRLQDSFDPDDSPDRQALVALNAWLGRMTFYHFHDTSAQSKLRTHARREDDRYPRSDGSNLAAYLLRLKESDDSADQKAWQRINRHCRHIAPAIKQLDPVAVNGSVRLDWIDDRDERFGCHQFSDGTLRALALITVLSQPSERLPRLISIDEPELGLHPSAIALITELCRSISRHTQIVLSTQSTELLDYFNPDEVVVVERQHGETKLTRLSSEALQTWLEDYSLSELYDKGVIGGKP
- a CDS encoding DUF4276 family protein, producing MADPVRRLIVAVEGSTEDNFVRRILQPHLWSYGIAVSSTIVGKAKAAARGNKGKGARGGGCYSDWERDIRNCLKDNPSGDFRLTTLFDLYGLPDDFPGRDRIASDRSQADRCDRLEQVMGKRIDDWRFIPYLQLHEFEALVMACLPDLETIYDAPDQLAGLARLQAEVASLQPEEINNSKETSPSHRLERLIPDYRKKLHGPDAIEKAGLAHVRSRCPRFDNWLTGLEMKMF
- a CDS encoding type II toxin-antitoxin system HipA family toxin; translated protein: MPSDLECYVYVVLPGSTAFVTAGRFSQSSDRQGQPVGTFVYGRRYRERQDAVELDPVQLRLRQGPFETARLGGFFGALRDALPDHWGRRVIARHGGLGEPSDFDLLLLGPDDRCGAVGFGRGVDPPAPQRRFHRTLDLERIKQAADAILREEPLQAGSALEQVEELIGQAGTSMGGARPKTTVEADNALWLAKFPAPSDTWNQPRVEHGLLLLARRCGLQVAESRLTRVGDADVLLVKRFDRDWSETGYRRHRMVSAVTLLQADDSATDRGRWSYLLLADELRRVSAQPAADLRELFGRICFNAAVSNIDDHPRNHALLARSTSWQLSPAYDLTPAPLQAETRRDLAMGCGLVDRSPSRWANRRAILAGAGRFLLKPAEAEAIATRICNTVASSWEATLREASVSPADCQRLSRAFLYPGLELDPEMVD
- a CDS encoding helix-turn-helix domain-containing protein; translation: MAQLSPIVQHPPAALEQALQRLGRNIRTARLRRRWRLEDVAERMGVSRFTVADVERGKPGTSIAAYLGALWVLGLLDQLEAVADPDRDAEGKALEAARQPGQAPRRQRFDDDF
- a CDS encoding DUF6880 family protein → MPRSSSLNAQVLIALGPERLAELLLELAGSDPAIKRRIRLAVAQATSPQEAAAQVRQRLATIGRSQGFLEREKRWAVLQELGLQLEAITGPIAQAEPLAARELLWQFLELGNNVLGRCDDSSGLMGDLFRQAMGELGRITEAAQPNPATLAEAVFEAFCDNGYGVFDGVIQQVKQALGPEGLQLLKRRFEQLAEQPVPVPPRQEWQQVGWGSGGPTYAHEREESSRQWTVKLGLQEVATAMGDIDAYIAQYTPEQQGYPRIATGIARRLLAVGRPEDALAFLTRATPDRSRWPEMEWEETHIETLEALKRQDEAQAARWGLFARCLRSDVLRDYLDRLPAFEDGPAEQQAIEQALAHPSVDQALSFLISWPSSLARASELLLNRRSQLDGDHYTLLDAAAQKLSQAHPLAATIALRSMVDFTLSNARSSRYGHAARHLQSCERLSHRISDWGEIPGHDAYIAAIRRDHARKSGFWKRMQELGMAQAG